One segment of Methanomassiliicoccales archaeon DNA contains the following:
- a CDS encoding FprA family A-type flavoprotein has translation MEAVQISDGIYWVGVLDWNARNFHGFSTPRGTSYNAYLILDEKVTLIDCVKLPFIAEMMSRIASVIDPKDIDLIVSNHAEGDHASGLPMTQHLTGAEIVTSKKGVEALRLNYGPMRTREVKDGEELSIGKRTLRFIETPMLHWPESMFTYAVEDQVLFSMDAFGQHLCSSERFDDQVDMCVVMEEASTYYANILMPFGSQVKKTYEKVKDLPIKIVATSHGIMWRSHIQDIIRAYLRWAGGETEERAVVIYDTMWGSTEKMAEAITEGIRSQGVPVTLLRLTVSERSTVMREVLRSRVVVIGSCTLNNGMFPTVADITTYMKGLRPKGRKAAVFGSYGWGGGAVKAIKENLEGAGLEFPYPDLEIKFAPMKDGVEKSHAFGVDIAKSIKT, from the coding sequence ATGGAAGCGGTTCAGATATCCGACGGCATATACTGGGTGGGAGTACTGGATTGGAACGCCCGAAATTTCCACGGCTTCAGCACCCCAAGGGGAACTTCCTACAACGCCTACCTCATACTGGACGAGAAGGTCACCCTCATCGATTGCGTCAAGTTGCCTTTCATAGCGGAGATGATGTCCCGCATAGCATCGGTGATCGATCCCAAGGATATCGACCTCATCGTCTCCAATCACGCCGAGGGGGACCACGCCAGCGGACTGCCTATGACGCAGCATCTCACCGGTGCGGAGATAGTCACCTCCAAGAAGGGGGTGGAAGCGTTGCGTTTGAACTACGGACCGATGAGGACACGGGAGGTCAAGGACGGCGAAGAACTGTCCATCGGTAAACGCACCCTGCGCTTCATCGAGACGCCCATGCTGCATTGGCCGGAATCGATGTTCACCTACGCGGTGGAGGACCAGGTGCTCTTCTCCATGGACGCCTTCGGTCAGCACCTCTGCAGCTCCGAACGCTTCGATGACCAGGTGGACATGTGCGTGGTGATGGAGGAGGCTTCGACGTACTATGCCAACATCCTGATGCCTTTCGGCTCCCAGGTCAAGAAGACCTACGAGAAGGTCAAGGACCTCCCCATCAAGATCGTGGCCACCTCCCACGGGATCATGTGGCGCTCCCACATCCAGGATATCATCAGGGCCTATCTGCGGTGGGCTGGAGGAGAGACCGAGGAAAGGGCGGTCGTAATTTACGATACCATGTGGGGCTCCACGGAGAAAATGGCCGAGGCCATCACCGAAGGCATACGCTCGCAGGGCGTCCCTGTCACACTGCTTCGCCTGACGGTCAGCGAACGTTCCACCGTCATGCGCGAAGTGCTGCGCTCCCGAGTGGTGGTCATCGGCTCCTGCACCCTGAACAACGGCATGTTCCCCACCGTGGCGGACATCACCACTTACATGAAGGGGCTGAGGCCCAAGGGCCGCAAGGCCGCGGTGTTCGGCTCCTACGGTTGGGGCGGGGGAGCCGTCAAGGCCATCAAAGAGAACCTGGAGGGCGCTGGGCTGGAGTTTCCGTATCCCGACCTGGAGATCAAGTTCGCTCCCATGAAGGACGGCGTGGAGAAAAGCCACGCCTTTGGCGTGGACATAGCGAAAAGCATTAAGACCTGA
- a CDS encoding desulfoferrodoxin FeS4 iron-binding domain-containing protein, translated as MTKVGEVYECEICGNKVKLIESGNGTLVCCGQPMTKVSG; from the coding sequence ATGACCAAGGTCGGTGAGGTCTACGAGTGCGAGATATGCGGGAACAAAGTGAAGTTGATCGAGTCTGGCAACGGCACCCTGGTGTGCTGCGGACAGCCTATGACCAAGGTCAGCGGCTGA